The proteins below are encoded in one region of Natronospira bacteriovora:
- the fabF gene encoding beta-ketoacyl-ACP synthase II encodes MAKRRVVVTGLGIVSPVGSTVDSAWSDILAGKSGIGPVTRFDVEKFPTRFSGEVKGFDHSDYLNPRDARRMDPFIHYGLVASIQAWRDSGLEATDENAERIGVAVGSGIGGLDGIEKAYQSYLDHGSARKISPFFVPGTIINMISGNLSIMYGLKGPNLALVTACTTATHNIGVAARAIAYGDADAMVAGGAEMGTTPTGLGGFCAARALSTRNDEPQQASRPWDSDRDGFVLGDGAGVLVLEEYESAKKRGARIYAELSGFGMSGDAHHMTAPPEDGEGARRCMDNALKDGGINPDEVDYINAHGTSTKLGDLAETQATKDLLGDHAYKVAVSSTKSMTGHLLGAAGGVEAVFSVLAIRDQVAPPTINLDNPDEGCDLDYVAGSAQERSINVALSNSFGFGGTNGTLVFRKLD; translated from the coding sequence TTGGCTAAGCGTCGCGTAGTGGTTACCGGCCTGGGTATCGTGTCTCCGGTCGGCAGTACCGTGGATTCCGCCTGGTCTGACATTCTGGCCGGGAAGAGCGGTATCGGCCCGGTCACCCGCTTTGATGTGGAAAAGTTTCCCACCCGCTTCTCCGGCGAGGTGAAGGGATTCGATCACTCCGATTACCTCAATCCTCGTGATGCGCGCCGCATGGACCCCTTCATCCACTACGGACTGGTGGCGTCCATCCAGGCCTGGCGTGACTCCGGACTGGAGGCCACCGACGAGAACGCCGAGCGTATCGGTGTTGCTGTCGGCTCCGGTATCGGCGGCCTGGACGGGATCGAGAAGGCTTATCAGAGCTACCTCGATCACGGCAGCGCCCGAAAGATTTCACCCTTTTTCGTGCCGGGTACCATCATCAACATGATTTCGGGAAACCTCTCGATCATGTACGGCCTCAAAGGCCCCAACCTGGCGCTGGTGACCGCCTGTACCACGGCGACGCACAACATCGGCGTGGCGGCACGCGCCATTGCCTATGGTGATGCTGATGCCATGGTGGCCGGTGGTGCCGAGATGGGGACGACGCCCACGGGGCTGGGTGGTTTCTGTGCCGCTCGTGCCCTGTCTACCCGGAATGACGAGCCGCAGCAGGCCAGTCGTCCCTGGGATAGTGACCGTGACGGTTTCGTGCTGGGCGATGGTGCCGGCGTGCTGGTGCTTGAGGAATACGAGAGCGCGAAGAAACGTGGTGCCCGTATCTATGCGGAACTGTCCGGCTTCGGCATGAGCGGTGATGCCCATCACATGACGGCGCCTCCCGAGGACGGCGAGGGTGCTCGCCGCTGCATGGACAATGCCCTGAAGGATGGCGGCATCAATCCGGACGAAGTGGATTACATCAATGCCCACGGCACATCCACCAAGCTGGGCGACCTGGCCGAGACCCAGGCCACCAAGGATCTTCTGGGGGATCATGCCTACAAGGTTGCGGTCAGTTCCACCAAGTCCATGACCGGCCATCTACTGGGTGCCGCCGGTGGCGTGGAAGCGGTGTTCAGTGTGCTGGCCATTCGTGACCAGGTGGCGCCGCCCACCATCAACCTCGACAACCCCGATGAGGGTTGCGACCTGGATTATGTGGCGGGTTCCGCCCAGGAGCGCTCGATCAATGTGGCGCTTTCAAATTCCTTCGGTTTCGGTGGCACCAACGGTACGCTGGTCTTCCGCAAGCTGGATTGA
- the pabC gene encoding aminodeoxychorismate lyase yields the protein MPYPEWGQWWVDGRPEPASADRGLQFGDGLFETMAVLDGQIRFLDRHLSRLARGCRVLGIHQPAPLQEDLLKLASGCTRAVIKLVVTAGVGGRGYSRPVTLAPRVHMARFPWPEGLPDALRIRVCEQRLSRQPALAGIKHCNRLEQVLARRELEGEDCEEGLLQDTADNVIEGVAANIFVVSDGRLRTPALDQAGVAGIMREWVLERSEAIGVPASESVLRLTDVMAADEVFMSNSLIGICPVLSLLGQEMTRSWSCGPVTQKLMGELSECR from the coding sequence ATGCCGTATCCTGAGTGGGGGCAGTGGTGGGTGGACGGGCGCCCGGAACCGGCGTCGGCGGATCGTGGTCTGCAATTCGGTGATGGCCTGTTCGAGACCATGGCCGTCCTGGACGGACAGATCCGATTTCTTGACAGGCACCTGTCACGCCTGGCCCGGGGCTGTCGGGTTCTGGGTATTCACCAGCCGGCGCCGTTGCAGGAGGATCTGCTAAAGCTGGCTTCCGGCTGCACAAGGGCGGTCATCAAGCTGGTCGTGACGGCCGGGGTCGGCGGTCGCGGCTATTCCCGCCCTGTCACCCTGGCACCGCGAGTTCATATGGCACGCTTTCCATGGCCGGAGGGTCTGCCGGATGCGCTGCGGATCCGTGTCTGTGAGCAGCGGCTTTCCCGGCAGCCGGCCCTGGCGGGCATCAAACATTGCAATCGCCTCGAACAGGTGCTGGCCCGGCGGGAGCTTGAAGGCGAAGACTGTGAAGAAGGGCTGCTGCAGGATACCGCTGACAATGTCATCGAGGGAGTGGCAGCCAATATCTTCGTGGTCAGCGATGGCCGTCTTCGCACACCGGCACTGGATCAGGCGGGCGTGGCCGGTATCATGCGTGAATGGGTGTTGGAGCGGTCGGAAGCCATAGGCGTGCCGGCCAGCGAATCGGTTCTTCGCCTGACGGATGTCATGGCGGCGGACGAAGTCTTCATGAGCAACAGTCTGATCGGCATCTGCCCGGTTCTGTCGTTGCTTGGACAAGAGATGACGCGGTCGTGGTCCTGTGGGCCCGTCACGCAGAAGCTGATGGGAGAGTTGTCCGAATGTCGCTAG
- the mltG gene encoding endolytic transglycosylase MltG, whose translation MSLATIRRGIFLLLTLMMIGAAVAAFWAWQQWQAVTTTPLAVDEAEYLQVDRGRSLISVMRELESRGLIQDADRVRYWSRITGEGRAIRAGEYRLEPGMTVPDLVSRMDRGEVVLHRLTLVEGWTFRQFREALANHDAVQSTLDGVADEEIMAVLGYPEMHPEGWFLPETYSFPRGTSDREILQRAHQSMREALEAIWQDRDGGLPFDTPYEALILASIIERETGQYGERRKVAGVFVRRLREGMRLQTDPTVIYGLPEGEYQGRLRYRHLRTDTPYNTYTRHGLTPTPIAMPGRASLEAAVQPLVGEYLYFVSRNDGTHHFSATLREHNRAVRKYQLGEEIDLGNGND comes from the coding sequence ATGTCGCTAGCTACGATCCGGCGTGGAATCTTTTTGCTATTGACGCTGATGATGATCGGCGCCGCGGTGGCTGCATTCTGGGCCTGGCAGCAATGGCAGGCGGTCACCACAACACCGCTGGCGGTGGATGAAGCCGAGTATCTGCAGGTGGATCGTGGCCGTTCCCTGATTTCGGTGATGCGCGAGCTGGAATCCCGGGGTCTCATCCAGGATGCCGACCGAGTGCGTTACTGGTCTCGGATCACCGGGGAAGGGCGGGCGATTCGGGCCGGTGAATACCGCCTGGAGCCGGGAATGACCGTGCCCGACCTGGTATCGCGAATGGATCGGGGCGAGGTCGTTCTGCATCGTTTGACACTGGTGGAAGGATGGACCTTTCGGCAGTTTCGCGAGGCTCTTGCCAATCATGACGCGGTTCAGTCCACGCTGGACGGAGTGGCCGATGAAGAGATCATGGCAGTGCTAGGATACCCGGAGATGCACCCGGAAGGCTGGTTCCTTCCCGAGACCTACAGCTTCCCAAGGGGCACATCGGATCGTGAGATTCTCCAGCGCGCCCATCAGTCCATGCGCGAAGCGCTGGAAGCGATATGGCAGGATCGCGACGGCGGCCTGCCATTCGATACGCCTTATGAAGCACTGATTCTTGCCTCCATCATCGAGCGCGAAACCGGGCAGTATGGTGAGCGGCGCAAGGTAGCGGGTGTCTTCGTGCGCCGTCTCAGGGAGGGCATGCGCCTGCAGACGGATCCGACTGTCATCTACGGCCTGCCTGAAGGTGAATACCAGGGGCGTCTGCGCTATCGCCATCTGCGGACCGATACGCCATACAACACCTACACCCGCCACGGATTGACACCCACGCCCATCGCCATGCCGGGCCGCGCTTCACTTGAGGCGGCGGTGCAGCCGCTCGTGGGGGAGTACCTGTATTTCGTCTCCCGAAATGACGGCACCCACCATTTTTCAGCGACGTTGCGAGAGCATAACCGGGCGGTTCGCAAATACCAGTTGGGTGAGGAGATCGATCTGGGTAATGGCAATGACTGA
- the holB gene encoding DNA polymerase III subunit delta' — protein sequence MTEHSSSESRPCYRPLSWHEPAWQGLMARRDAGRLPHAILLSGPAGVGKAHFARALAQSRLCQQVLANGSACGECNACRQFMAGSHPDWRQIGIDPKRKNILIDQVRALSEWMSLTASGGRGKLAMIDPAERMSNGAANSLLKTLEEPAGDSILLLVSSLPGRLSATVRSRCQQLALSMPARDVARAWLAEQSSASGELETALDLAGGAPFRALNLVEAGVLERARENADALIAIGNGRASIVSTAEAWARQDLVWLLDWWRVWLQAFLRLAQAGQSGAPGLIDGERADLQKILQGIDCSEAHRLLLAIQEGERRVDSANAQLLLESLLGHWARACGVIGQSGRVREVV from the coding sequence ATGACTGAGCATTCGTCTTCGGAGAGCCGGCCGTGTTATCGGCCGCTGAGCTGGCATGAGCCCGCCTGGCAGGGATTGATGGCCAGGCGCGATGCCGGACGCCTTCCCCACGCCATTCTCCTCTCTGGCCCGGCCGGCGTAGGTAAGGCGCATTTTGCCCGCGCTCTGGCCCAGAGCCGCCTTTGCCAGCAGGTACTGGCCAATGGCAGCGCCTGTGGTGAATGCAACGCCTGCCGACAGTTCATGGCGGGCAGCCATCCGGATTGGCGCCAGATCGGCATTGATCCCAAACGAAAGAACATTCTCATCGACCAGGTCCGGGCTCTGTCGGAATGGATGAGCCTGACGGCCTCCGGCGGGCGGGGCAAGCTGGCAATGATCGATCCGGCCGAGCGCATGAGCAACGGGGCAGCAAACAGTCTGCTCAAGACACTGGAGGAGCCGGCCGGGGACAGCATTCTCCTTCTGGTTTCTTCCCTGCCCGGGCGATTGTCCGCCACCGTGCGTAGCCGCTGTCAGCAACTTGCCCTGTCCATGCCCGCAAGAGATGTAGCCCGGGCCTGGCTGGCTGAACAATCCTCGGCCAGCGGTGAGCTGGAAACGGCACTGGATCTTGCCGGCGGTGCACCATTCAGGGCCCTGAACCTGGTTGAGGCGGGGGTTCTGGAACGAGCACGCGAGAATGCTGATGCCCTGATTGCCATCGGCAATGGTCGGGCATCCATCGTCAGCACAGCGGAAGCCTGGGCCCGTCAGGATCTGGTCTGGCTTCTGGACTGGTGGCGAGTATGGCTTCAGGCTTTTCTGCGCCTCGCACAGGCCGGACAATCCGGCGCGCCGGGTCTGATCGATGGCGAGCGCGCGGATTTGCAAAAAATCCTGCAGGGCATAGACTGCTCGGAAGCGCATCGCCTGTTGCTGGCCATTCAGGAAGGGGAACGGCGAGTGGACAGCGCCAACGCCCAGCTCCTTCTGGAGTCATTGCTGGGGCACTGGGCCCGGGCCTGCGGTGTCATCGGACAGTCCGGACGAGTCAGAGAGGTCGTGTGA
- the acpP gene encoding acyl carrier protein, with translation MSSVEERVKKIVVEQLGVKEEEVKSEASFVDDLGADSLDTVELVMALEEEFECEIPDEEAEKITTVQQAIDYINEHLSDS, from the coding sequence ATGAGCAGCGTTGAAGAACGGGTCAAGAAGATCGTCGTCGAACAGCTCGGCGTTAAGGAAGAGGAAGTCAAGAGCGAAGCCTCCTTCGTGGATGATCTGGGCGCCGATTCGCTTGACACGGTCGAGCTGGTGATGGCGCTCGAAGAGGAATTCGAGTGCGAAATTCCTGACGAGGAAGCAGAGAAGATCACGACCGTTCAGCAGGCCATTGATTACATCAATGAGCATCTGAGCGACAGCTGA
- the tmk gene encoding dTMP kinase gives MAMTEAPEMRRGCFLTVEGGEGVGKSSNMAFIADCLRERGITVRQTREPGGTPFAEAVRQLLLDRESAPMPDEAELLLIFAARASHVRDVIKPALARGEWVLCDRFTDASYAYQGAGRELGEEAVAWLEQWVQGSLRPDLTLLLDAPVAVGFARADQRGARDRFESEVEAFFERIRQAYLARARAEPERFRVVDASHGLQAVQGQIQALLDDYLKQWQVSGTIRND, from the coding sequence ATGGCAATGACTGAGGCGCCGGAAATGCGACGAGGCTGTTTTCTGACCGTCGAAGGGGGCGAGGGTGTCGGCAAATCATCCAACATGGCCTTCATTGCCGATTGCTTGAGGGAGCGAGGAATCACAGTCCGTCAGACGCGTGAACCCGGCGGGACACCGTTTGCCGAAGCGGTACGGCAGTTGTTGCTCGACCGTGAGAGCGCGCCCATGCCGGATGAGGCTGAGCTGCTGCTGATCTTTGCAGCCCGGGCGAGCCATGTGCGCGATGTCATCAAGCCGGCCCTGGCCCGTGGGGAGTGGGTGCTGTGCGACCGTTTTACCGATGCCAGCTACGCCTATCAGGGGGCAGGCAGAGAGTTGGGCGAGGAGGCGGTTGCTTGGCTTGAACAGTGGGTGCAAGGATCGTTGCGTCCGGATCTGACCCTGCTGCTTGACGCCCCCGTGGCCGTGGGATTCGCGCGCGCGGATCAACGAGGGGCGCGGGATCGCTTCGAGTCCGAGGTCGAAGCTTTTTTCGAACGAATTCGCCAGGCCTATCTCGCGCGTGCACGGGCCGAGCCGGAACGGTTCCGTGTGGTGGATGCCAGCCACGGTCTGCAGGCCGTCCAGGGGCAGATTCAGGCATTGCTGGACGATTATCTGAAACAGTGGCAAGTGAGTGGAACAATCCGCAATGACTGA
- the fabD gene encoding ACP S-malonyltransferase, protein MSFAMIFPGQGSQSVGMLAELAESAPQVRETFDEASEALAADLWRLVQEGPEEQLNRTEWTQPALLAAGVSVWRVWQANDGSAPVVMAGHSLGEYSALVAAGALDFADAVRLVQFRGQAMQEAVPEGQGAMAAVLGLDDPQVIEVCGKAAGDDVVEAVNFNSPGQVVIAGHRAAVERAIKEAEVAGAKRAMLLPVSVPSHCRLMLPAAEAMARRLAEVEVRVPDIPVVHNFNVAVESDAGGIRDALVAQLNHAVRWVETIEALQARGAETVVEAGPGKVLSGLNRRIDRRMPALPVFDPASLEKALDSLS, encoded by the coding sequence ATGAGCTTCGCCATGATTTTCCCCGGTCAGGGTTCCCAGTCGGTGGGTATGCTCGCCGAGCTGGCCGAGTCCGCCCCCCAGGTTAGGGAGACCTTCGATGAGGCCTCCGAGGCCCTGGCGGCTGATCTCTGGAGGCTGGTGCAGGAGGGCCCGGAAGAGCAGTTGAACCGGACGGAATGGACCCAGCCGGCGCTGCTGGCCGCCGGCGTCTCCGTTTGGCGCGTCTGGCAGGCCAACGATGGTTCGGCCCCGGTGGTCATGGCCGGCCACAGCCTGGGCGAATATTCGGCTCTGGTGGCCGCCGGCGCCCTGGATTTCGCCGATGCCGTGCGCCTGGTGCAGTTCCGGGGGCAGGCCATGCAGGAGGCTGTGCCGGAGGGGCAGGGCGCCATGGCAGCGGTTCTTGGGCTTGATGACCCGCAGGTCATTGAGGTCTGTGGCAAGGCGGCTGGTGATGACGTGGTGGAGGCCGTCAACTTCAATTCCCCCGGACAGGTGGTCATCGCCGGGCATCGCGCCGCTGTGGAGCGCGCCATCAAGGAAGCCGAAGTCGCCGGTGCCAAGCGGGCCATGCTGCTTCCGGTCAGCGTCCCGTCCCACTGTCGTCTCATGCTGCCGGCCGCCGAGGCCATGGCCAGGCGCCTTGCCGAGGTCGAGGTTCGGGTGCCGGATATCCCGGTGGTTCACAATTTCAACGTGGCGGTGGAATCCGATGCCGGCGGTATTCGTGATGCCCTGGTGGCCCAGCTCAATCATGCCGTACGCTGGGTGGAAACCATCGAGGCCTTGCAGGCCCGGGGTGCCGAAACGGTGGTCGAGGCGGGGCCAGGCAAGGTACTGTCCGGGCTGAATCGCCGCATTGACCGCCGCATGCCGGCGCTGCCTGTATTTGACCCGGCCAGCCTGGAAAAGGCGCTGGACAGCCTGTCATGA
- the gspH gene encoding type II secretion system minor pseudopilin GspH, with protein sequence MVSPTRPARQAVSGFTLIEIMVVMVIIGVIITIATLSTDRLGQQDEAAESRERLHALIRLAADRAMIEGGEYGLRLDREGYHFLQYREEGWISPEGREYRQRQWPDSIRVTLEIEGQPSELRGPEQEQALPQVLMTGTGEMTPFRVFLRHRDDTFALVLEGQGNGRLLRWNEEDGRPDDHDMSRRNRR encoded by the coding sequence GTGGTTTCCCCAACCCGGCCAGCCCGACAAGCGGTCTCCGGCTTCACCCTGATCGAGATCATGGTGGTGATGGTGATCATTGGCGTCATCATCACGATCGCCACCCTGTCCACCGACCGTCTGGGTCAGCAGGATGAGGCGGCGGAAAGCCGGGAACGCCTGCATGCGCTCATTCGTCTGGCGGCTGACCGGGCCATGATCGAAGGCGGAGAATACGGCTTGCGCCTGGATCGCGAGGGCTATCATTTCCTGCAGTATCGCGAGGAGGGCTGGATCTCGCCGGAGGGACGGGAATACCGTCAGCGACAATGGCCCGACAGTATTCGGGTCACGCTTGAAATCGAAGGCCAGCCGAGCGAACTGCGCGGCCCCGAGCAGGAACAGGCCCTGCCTCAGGTGCTCATGACAGGCACCGGCGAGATGACACCCTTCCGGGTGTTCCTGCGCCATCGGGATGACACCTTCGCGCTGGTGCTCGAGGGCCAGGGCAACGGTCGCCTTCTGCGCTGGAACGAGGAAGACGGCCGACCCGACGACCACGACATGAGCCGACGAAACCGCCGATGA
- a CDS encoding aminodeoxychorismate synthase component I, translating to MKVADFQTRRLSTLPDLLGMHEAHPGRYPFLLESAAHGTAQGRYSLLFAFPGDRIELNADELARGQRDFFTRLDQAWVRERRASAGSQLPFTGGWFFYLSYEAAAVVEPGLDLPLGVDSPVAWAVRTPAAVIIDHVESCAWLVAEDDQPGLIDTMAADCASSLTRPLPTTLLAEPLREDDPAQYCRIVERTREYIRDGDVFQANLSRLWQSRLAEGCSPTDVYRQLRQTNPGPFAGLARYGEQAIISSSPERLVSVRNGRVDTRPIAGTRPRGRPGEEDEQLRAELIGHPKERAEHIMLIDLERNDLGRICRPGSVEVSELMVLESYAHVHHIVSNVRGQLREAVTPGEVLRAVFPGGTITGCPKVRCMEIIAELEGRPRGAYTGSLGYLNRDGDMDSSILIRTMETHGDHLRLLAGAGIVADSIPERELDETRAKARGMVLAVAPEQLEDAVS from the coding sequence ATGAAGGTTGCGGATTTCCAGACACGACGCCTGTCGACCCTGCCTGATCTGCTCGGGATGCATGAGGCGCATCCCGGGCGATACCCCTTTCTGCTTGAATCGGCTGCCCACGGTACGGCCCAGGGGCGTTACAGCCTCCTGTTTGCATTCCCGGGGGATCGCATCGAGCTGAACGCCGACGAACTGGCGAGAGGGCAGCGTGATTTCTTCACGCGCCTGGATCAGGCCTGGGTGCGTGAACGCCGTGCGAGCGCCGGCTCTCAGCTTCCGTTTACCGGGGGCTGGTTCTTCTATCTGTCCTACGAAGCGGCTGCGGTAGTGGAGCCGGGCCTGGATCTCCCCCTTGGGGTGGATTCGCCCGTGGCGTGGGCGGTTCGAACCCCCGCTGCCGTCATCATCGATCATGTGGAGTCCTGTGCCTGGCTGGTGGCTGAAGATGATCAGCCTGGCTTGATCGACACCATGGCCGCCGATTGCGCTTCCTCACTGACGCGACCGCTGCCGACCACCTTGCTGGCGGAGCCACTGCGTGAAGACGATCCGGCACAGTACTGCCGGATCGTGGAGCGAACCCGGGAATACATCCGTGACGGCGATGTGTTTCAGGCCAATCTTTCCCGCCTCTGGCAATCACGGCTTGCCGAGGGCTGCAGCCCCACGGATGTCTATCGGCAATTGCGCCAGACCAACCCCGGCCCGTTCGCCGGTCTGGCCCGATATGGCGAACAGGCCATCATCAGCTCTTCGCCGGAACGTCTGGTCAGTGTCCGCAATGGAAGGGTGGATACGCGCCCCATTGCGGGGACACGTCCGAGAGGCCGGCCCGGGGAGGAAGACGAACAGCTGCGCGCGGAGTTGATCGGTCACCCCAAGGAGCGGGCAGAACACATCATGCTGATTGACCTTGAGCGCAACGACCTTGGGCGGATCTGTCGCCCGGGCAGCGTGGAGGTCAGTGAACTGATGGTGCTGGAAAGTTATGCCCACGTGCATCACATCGTCTCCAATGTGCGCGGACAACTGAGAGAAGCCGTGACGCCCGGGGAAGTGCTGCGAGCGGTCTTCCCGGGGGGCACCATTACCGGCTGCCCCAAGGTGCGCTGCATGGAGATCATTGCCGAGCTGGAGGGCCGGCCACGAGGCGCATACACTGGCAGTCTCGGTTATCTCAATCGTGACGGCGACATGGACAGCAGCATTCTCATCCGCACCATGGAGACCCACGGCGATCACCTCCGTTTGCTGGCGGGTGCCGGAATCGTGGCGGATTCCATTCCGGAGCGGGAACTGGATGAGACCCGCGCCAAGGCCCGCGGCATGGTTCTCGCCGTAGCCCCGGAGCAGCTTGAAGATGCCGTATCCTGA
- the gspG gene encoding type II secretion system major pseudopilin GspG, whose protein sequence is MSKRFTNRGFTLIEIMVVVVILGILAGIVVPRIMDRPDDARIAKAQQDIRQLEQALQLYRMDNYVYPTTDQGLEALVREPTGSPQPPNWRGYLDRLPKDPWGRDYQYVQPGRHGDFDVYTLGADGREGGEGANAVIGNWHVDD, encoded by the coding sequence ATGTCCAAGCGCTTCACCAACAGGGGGTTCACGCTCATCGAAATCATGGTGGTGGTGGTGATCCTCGGCATTCTCGCCGGGATCGTCGTACCCCGCATCATGGATCGACCCGATGATGCCCGCATCGCAAAGGCCCAGCAGGATATCCGCCAGCTGGAGCAAGCCCTGCAGCTTTACCGGATGGACAACTACGTCTATCCCACCACGGATCAGGGCCTGGAGGCACTGGTGCGGGAACCCACCGGCTCCCCTCAGCCGCCCAACTGGCGCGGTTACCTGGATCGTCTGCCCAAGGATCCCTGGGGGCGCGATTACCAATATGTCCAGCCCGGCCGGCATGGCGATTTCGACGTCTATACCCTGGGCGCTGACGGCCGTGAGGGTGGTGAAGGGGCCAATGCCGTCATCGGCAACTGGCACGTCGACGACTGA
- a CDS encoding PilZ domain-containing protein produces MSAAKGPQQGILTLTIKDKSALYVAYMGFIKNGGLFIPTSKPYRLGDEVFLLLTLMDDSEKLPVAGKVVWVTPRGAGGKRVAGIGVQFSEKDGGNTQKKIETYLAGALGADRPTHTM; encoded by the coding sequence ATGAGTGCAGCCAAGGGACCGCAGCAGGGGATTCTCACCCTGACGATCAAGGACAAGAGCGCCCTGTACGTGGCCTACATGGGCTTCATCAAGAATGGCGGTCTGTTCATTCCCACCAGTAAGCCTTATCGCCTCGGTGACGAGGTGTTTCTGCTGCTGACCCTGATGGACGACAGCGAGAAGCTGCCGGTGGCCGGCAAGGTGGTCTGGGTCACGCCCCGCGGTGCGGGAGGAAAAAGGGTTGCCGGTATCGGTGTCCAGTTTTCCGAGAAGGATGGCGGCAACACGCAGAAGAAGATTGAAACCTACCTGGCAGGCGCCTTGGGCGCCGATCGGCCGACCCACACCATGTAA
- the fabG gene encoding 3-oxoacyl-ACP reductase FabG: protein MLEGKIAVVTGASRGIGRAIAMSLADAGATVVGTATSEKGAAGIGEALAPHGGKGLVLDVSSAESIEAFLGELKSIGAPVILVNNAAVTRDNLMMRMKDEEWDTVIETNLTGVFRLSKALLRGMMKAKEGRIVNIGSVVGFTGNPGQVNYCAAKAAVVGFSKAMAREVGSRNITVNTVAPGFIETDMTRDLPAEQRESMLADVALGRLGQPEDIAGAVRFLVSPEAAYITGETLHVNGGLHMD, encoded by the coding sequence ATGCTTGAGGGTAAGATTGCAGTCGTCACCGGAGCGTCGCGCGGTATAGGCCGGGCCATCGCCATGAGCCTTGCCGATGCGGGTGCCACCGTTGTCGGTACGGCCACGTCCGAAAAAGGGGCCGCCGGCATCGGCGAAGCCCTTGCTCCCCATGGTGGCAAGGGCCTGGTGCTGGATGTGTCGTCAGCGGAGTCCATCGAGGCCTTCCTGGGCGAACTCAAATCCATCGGTGCGCCGGTCATTCTGGTGAACAACGCCGCCGTGACCCGCGACAACCTGATGATGCGGATGAAGGACGAGGAGTGGGATACGGTCATCGAGACCAACCTCACCGGGGTGTTCCGCCTCAGCAAGGCGCTCCTGCGTGGCATGATGAAGGCGAAGGAAGGTCGAATCGTCAACATCGGTTCCGTCGTGGGCTTTACCGGCAACCCGGGTCAGGTCAATTACTGTGCCGCGAAGGCGGCCGTGGTAGGTTTCAGCAAGGCCATGGCCCGAGAGGTGGGGAGCCGCAACATCACCGTGAACACGGTGGCGCCCGGCTTCATCGAGACGGACATGACGCGGGATCTGCCGGCGGAACAGCGTGAATCCATGCTGGCGGATGTGGCTCTGGGCCGCCTCGGCCAGCCGGAAGACATTGCTGGTGCGGTGCGTTTCCTGGTCTCTCCGGAAGCCGCCTACATCACCGGTGAAACCCTGCATGTCAATGGTGGCCTGCACATGGATTGA